Proteins encoded in a region of the Benincasa hispida cultivar B227 chromosome 2, ASM972705v1, whole genome shotgun sequence genome:
- the LOC120072153 gene encoding uncharacterized protein LOC120072153, which produces MALEGRHKFGYLTGEIPKPSIGDPQEQMWKGEDSLLRSILIGSMEPQVHEYKQGTMDVTSYFNKLSLLWQEIDLCREMIWNCSCGGVLHYQSEETDRVYDFLSGLNSKFDTVRSCILGTRPIPSLMEVCSEVRLEEDRSKAMNSTLVTPTNSTVFKTSGPVQDKQNTKPPLVCEHCKKPGTLKISAGNFTVDRQMDLNSGMTIGTARHDRGLYFLTEEDM; this is translated from the exons ATGGCCTTGGAGGGCCGTCATAAATTTGGATATCTGACAGGTGAAATACCAAAACCAAGTATCGGTGATCCCCAAGAGCAAATGTGGAAAGGAGAGGATTCTTTATTGAGGTCGATTTTGATTGGAAGTATGGAACCTCAG GTCCATGAATACAAACAAGGAACGATGGACGTTACTTCTTACTTTAACAAGCTATCTCTGTTGTGGCAAGAGATAGATTTGTGCCGTGAGATGATTTGGAATTGTTCGTGTGGAGGAGTGTTACATTATCAGTCTGAAGAAACGGATCGCGTGTATGACTTTCTTTCAGGACTCAACTCTAAATTTGATACAGTACGCAGTTGTATATTGGGGACCAGACCTATACCATCCCTAATGGAAGTTTGTTCTGAAGTTCGCTTGGAGGAAGATAGGTCGAAGGCCATGAACAGTACACTTGTAACACCAACAAATTCAACTGTTTTCAAAACATCAGGCCCTGTACAAGATAAACAGAACACTAAGCCGCCCCTAGTGTGTGAACATTGCAAAAAACCTGGCACACTAAAGATCAGTGCTGGAAACTTCACAGTTGACCGCCAAATG GATCTGAACtcggggatgacgattggcactgcccggcatGATAGGGGACTCTATTTTCTCACTGAAGAGGATATGTGA